Proteins encoded together in one Gemmatimonadota bacterium DH-78 window:
- a CDS encoding M14 family zinc carboxypeptidase yields the protein MSAPTIAGGTLVRARKALSVSAILRPLPLLVAAALCISPAPTRAQANGNGNGNGAIPTPEEYFGFAMGTSKKLARWDTIVTYFDLIAERSDRVMVDRIGSTTLGNPYLMITMSSPSNLAQLDDIRAASKTLAEGRVSRAEAEALADELPATVVINHDMHSTEVASSQTSVELVYQLATATDDDVQQILDEVVTVLIPSANPDGQIMVGDWYRQIVDTEFDEARMPYLYHSYSGHDNNRDYFQANLVETRHWMEVMWRTAYPQVYLDQHQMGGTGPRMFVPPYPDPMDPDIHPLQWQSLQFMGGGIVADLQRAGKKGVITGQMYRIWGQEGALTGRHHNIVALLTESASANLASPMDVTREQLEGRDDSYGFTMNFVDPWWGGEWTLGDIVDYQMIAAMSVLRQTARFRDQYVMGRWQMASETIARAEAEGPWGWVVPADQADPVAAADMARRLELQGIEVWQVTESFTATPVDPGLRPQNGDPRDLGIWSGDIDPDAESDDEGEGDSAQAGDENDSGDSEDRDAEDPDEDSDADAEGDAGDADSAESRLLEPREIPAGSWVILAAQPGWAAVEDLMMPQGRELLYEYPDGPFMRSYDGAAYTMPMQMGVEALMLDEAADVELVAPSFEPAPVTLPSAREWFAMSTAISQAYHVANRLMAEGVPVSRTDAYFLVDAGHAEAPALLSALAEETGVPVTADPSGLGAIEPMTLSRVGLYQGWAGSMDEGWTRLLLEEYGFAPVTLANEDVRDPNLSDRLDVVIIPSEISLDRLIDGADEEDAPEGYRGGIGEEGVDNLRAFVRAGGTLVTLERADALVLEHFDVPVKNSLEGLSGSEFFTPTSLYRTELDTEHPLAAGSPAEVAAKWAGGRAYEPTGWDGEAGRIRTVGRWATDPDRLLMSGLIVGEEHLAGKANILDVEYGDGHIYMYGFRVQHRAQTTGTFKLLFNALMKAGRRPMMD from the coding sequence GTGTCGGCCCCAACCATCGCCGGAGGCACGCTCGTGCGCGCCCGTAAAGCCCTGTCCGTATCCGCGATTCTTCGCCCCCTCCCCCTGCTCGTGGCCGCGGCCCTGTGCATCTCACCCGCACCCACCCGCGCGCAGGCGAATGGGAACGGCAATGGAAACGGGGCGATCCCCACCCCCGAAGAGTACTTCGGCTTCGCGATGGGTACCTCGAAGAAGCTGGCCCGGTGGGACACCATCGTCACCTACTTCGACCTGATCGCCGAGCGGTCCGACCGGGTGATGGTGGATCGGATCGGCAGCACCACGCTCGGCAACCCGTACCTGATGATCACGATGTCGTCGCCGTCGAATCTGGCGCAGCTCGACGACATCCGCGCAGCCTCCAAGACGCTGGCCGAGGGCCGCGTGTCGCGCGCCGAGGCCGAGGCGCTCGCCGACGAACTGCCGGCCACCGTCGTGATCAACCACGACATGCACTCGACCGAGGTGGCGTCGTCGCAGACCAGCGTGGAGCTCGTCTACCAGCTGGCCACCGCCACCGACGACGACGTGCAGCAGATCCTCGACGAGGTGGTGACGGTGCTGATTCCGTCGGCCAACCCCGACGGGCAGATCATGGTGGGCGACTGGTACCGGCAGATCGTCGACACCGAGTTCGACGAGGCGCGCATGCCGTACCTCTACCACAGCTACTCGGGGCACGACAACAACCGCGACTACTTCCAGGCCAACCTCGTGGAGACGCGCCACTGGATGGAAGTGATGTGGCGCACCGCCTACCCGCAGGTCTACCTCGATCAGCATCAGATGGGCGGTACGGGCCCGCGCATGTTCGTGCCGCCCTATCCCGACCCGATGGACCCCGACATCCACCCGCTGCAGTGGCAGTCGCTGCAGTTCATGGGGGGCGGGATCGTGGCCGACCTCCAGCGCGCCGGAAAGAAAGGCGTGATCACCGGCCAGATGTACCGCATCTGGGGTCAGGAGGGAGCGCTCACCGGCCGTCACCACAACATCGTCGCCCTGCTCACCGAGTCGGCGAGCGCCAATCTCGCGTCGCCGATGGACGTCACCCGCGAACAGCTCGAGGGCCGCGACGACAGCTACGGTTTCACCATGAACTTCGTCGACCCCTGGTGGGGCGGCGAGTGGACGCTCGGCGACATCGTCGACTACCAGATGATCGCGGCGATGTCGGTGCTGCGTCAGACGGCGCGCTTCCGCGATCAGTACGTGATGGGACGCTGGCAGATGGCCTCCGAGACCATCGCCCGGGCCGAGGCCGAGGGACCGTGGGGGTGGGTGGTGCCCGCCGATCAGGCCGACCCGGTCGCGGCGGCCGACATGGCGCGCCGGCTGGAGCTGCAGGGCATCGAAGTGTGGCAGGTGACCGAGTCGTTCACCGCCACTCCGGTCGATCCCGGACTCCGGCCGCAGAACGGTGACCCGAGGGATCTGGGCATCTGGTCGGGCGACATCGACCCCGACGCGGAGAGCGACGACGAGGGGGAGGGGGACTCCGCGCAGGCCGGGGACGAGAATGATTCCGGGGATTCGGAGGACCGCGATGCCGAGGACCCCGACGAGGATTCGGACGCGGACGCGGAGGGCGATGCCGGCGACGCCGACTCCGCGGAGTCCCGCCTCCTGGAGCCCCGCGAGATCCCGGCCGGATCGTGGGTGATTCTCGCCGCGCAGCCCGGGTGGGCGGCGGTGGAAGACCTCATGATGCCGCAGGGACGCGAGCTGCTCTACGAGTACCCGGACGGCCCCTTCATGCGCAGCTACGACGGTGCCGCCTACACCATGCCGATGCAGATGGGCGTGGAGGCGCTCATGCTCGACGAAGCCGCCGATGTCGAGCTCGTGGCCCCGTCGTTCGAGCCCGCACCCGTCACCCTGCCGAGCGCCCGCGAGTGGTTCGCCATGAGCACGGCGATCAGCCAGGCCTATCATGTGGCCAACCGGCTCATGGCCGAGGGCGTGCCCGTGTCGCGCACCGACGCCTACTTCCTCGTCGATGCCGGCCACGCCGAGGCGCCCGCGTTGCTGAGTGCGCTCGCCGAAGAGACGGGGGTGCCGGTGACCGCCGATCCGTCGGGCCTCGGCGCGATCGAGCCGATGACCCTCTCCCGGGTGGGACTCTACCAGGGGTGGGCCGGCTCGATGGACGAGGGCTGGACGCGGCTGCTGCTGGAGGAGTACGGCTTCGCGCCGGTCACCCTGGCCAACGAGGACGTGCGCGACCCGAACCTCTCGGACCGGCTCGACGTGGTGATCATTCCCTCCGAGATCTCGCTGGACCGGCTCATCGACGGCGCCGACGAGGAGGATGCGCCCGAGGGGTACCGCGGCGGGATCGGCGAGGAGGGGGTCGACAACCTGCGGGCTTTCGTGCGCGCCGGGGGCACGCTGGTCACCCTGGAGCGGGCCGACGCCCTGGTGCTCGAGCACTTCGACGTACCGGTGAAGAACTCGCTGGAGGGGCTCTCCGGATCGGAGTTCTTCACCCCCACCTCGCTCTACCGCACCGAGCTCGACACCGAGCATCCGCTCGCGGCGGGCAGCCCTGCCGAGGTGGCCGCCAAATGGGCCGGCGGTCGGGCGTACGAGCCCACCGGCTGGGACGGCGAGGCGGGCCGCATTCGCACCGTCGGCCGCTGGGCCACCGACCCCGACCGGCTGCTGATGAGCGGGCTGATCGTGGGCGAGGAGCACCTGGCCGGAAAGGCCAACATTCTCGACGTCGAGTACGGCGACGGGCACATCTACATGTACGGCTTCCGGGTGCAGCACCGGGCCCAGACCACCGGCACCTTCAAGCTGCTCTTCAACGCACTGATGAAGGCGGGCCGGCGGCCGATGATGGACTGA
- a CDS encoding ADOP family duplicated permease, which translates to MARAPRPPLLARALLRLLLPGSVHDAFAGDLEERFARDHDTDPRAARRGYWRDVLSPSVLRLRREVKGMPLPPGTPPAAAARGDGFMTALLADLKFAVRMLLKAPAFTAVAVLSLALGIGPNTAIFSIVDAALLQDWGVDEPEGLVDMYSLTDDGRYFYTYYRVYELIDEGAAEVFTGVAASAQQAGTIETGASEAPELVMGELVTGNYFEVLGVRPQRGRGFLPEEDATPGTHPVVVISDRFWRTRLGSDPDAVGRDLRLNGRPYTVVGVAPPEFKGRVAPGLGTDFWAPIRMYPHLAPNQMSNGNLFFMGRLRDGVTTERARAVLDAVATRFNDERDSRSELEIGAVNLSEIRMHPNFDGTLGAMTAVLFGAVGLVLLVACVNLASFLLARATDRRKEMAVRISMGAGRGAIVRQLLVESLVLAALGGAVGLALGMAASRLLLGIDPPVDLPLAIEVGLNARLLLFTAGASLLAALVFGLTPALQATRTPVAATLRDESGSAGGRSKGRARGVLVSAQMALSTVLLFGAALFLRNLQAALAIDTGFDTGPAAVVTLEPWASEMTDAERTVFANDLMQAVGALPSVQEFGVTSRMPLDLGNTNTSFEIPGVEPPPDADRHVIEYAAVSPGYFGTMDIGVVEGRGFTDADLEPGGDGTVAILTRAAAERWWPGESAVGRVMYRGADPERAVTVVGVVDDARIWSLDEPPRAYMYLPLPQNGFGRYVLVARGTEAPLAMAAAIRDEARRLRPDVLVSEAGTMDDHLAYIYFVPRMAAGLITVVGLLALALACIGLYGMVRYTVAQRTREVGIRMALGADRNEVVGLVVRGGLTVVAVGGVAGIAVALGLGTVLERFLVGVEGLDPWALLAAPAALFALSAVAAWLPARRVSRVDPVVALRSE; encoded by the coding sequence GTGGCCCGCGCCCCCCGCCCACCCCTCCTCGCCCGAGCACTCCTCCGCCTGCTGCTCCCCGGCAGCGTGCACGACGCCTTCGCGGGCGACCTCGAGGAGCGCTTCGCGCGCGATCACGACACCGACCCGCGCGCCGCCCGGCGGGGCTACTGGCGCGATGTGCTTTCCCCTTCCGTGCTCCGCCTCCGCCGCGAGGTGAAGGGCATGCCCCTCCCCCCCGGCACGCCCCCGGCGGCCGCCGCACGAGGTGACGGATTCATGACCGCACTCCTGGCCGATCTGAAGTTCGCCGTCCGCATGCTGCTCAAGGCCCCCGCCTTCACCGCGGTGGCCGTGCTGTCGCTGGCGCTCGGCATCGGGCCCAACACCGCCATCTTCTCGATCGTGGATGCGGCGCTGCTCCAGGACTGGGGCGTGGACGAGCCCGAGGGGCTGGTCGACATGTACTCGCTCACCGACGACGGGCGCTACTTCTACACCTACTACCGGGTGTACGAACTGATCGACGAGGGCGCGGCCGAGGTGTTCACGGGGGTGGCCGCTTCGGCGCAGCAGGCCGGCACGATCGAGACGGGGGCGAGCGAGGCGCCCGAACTCGTGATGGGCGAGCTCGTGACCGGCAACTACTTCGAGGTGCTCGGGGTGCGTCCCCAGCGTGGACGCGGCTTCCTGCCCGAAGAAGACGCCACGCCGGGCACGCACCCGGTGGTGGTGATCTCCGACCGTTTCTGGCGCACCCGACTCGGCTCCGACCCCGACGCCGTCGGCCGCGACCTCCGCCTCAACGGGCGACCCTACACCGTGGTCGGGGTGGCCCCGCCGGAGTTCAAGGGACGCGTGGCTCCGGGCCTCGGCACCGACTTCTGGGCACCGATCCGCATGTACCCGCATCTGGCGCCGAACCAGATGTCGAACGGCAACCTCTTCTTCATGGGACGCCTCCGCGACGGCGTCACCACCGAGCGCGCGCGCGCCGTGCTCGACGCCGTGGCCACCCGCTTCAACGACGAACGGGACTCGCGGAGCGAGTTGGAGATCGGCGCGGTGAACCTCTCCGAGATCCGCATGCATCCGAACTTCGACGGCACCCTGGGCGCCATGACCGCGGTGCTCTTCGGCGCCGTCGGGCTCGTGCTGCTGGTGGCCTGCGTGAACCTCGCCAGCTTCCTGCTCGCGCGCGCCACCGACCGCCGCAAGGAGATGGCGGTGCGCATCTCGATGGGGGCGGGGCGGGGGGCGATCGTGCGGCAGCTGCTCGTGGAGTCGCTGGTGCTGGCCGCGCTGGGCGGCGCCGTGGGACTCGCGCTCGGAATGGCGGCGTCGCGACTCCTGCTCGGCATCGACCCCCCGGTCGACCTTCCCCTGGCGATCGAAGTGGGGCTGAACGCCCGCCTCCTGCTCTTCACCGCGGGGGCGAGCCTGCTCGCCGCCCTCGTCTTCGGACTCACCCCGGCCCTCCAGGCCACCCGCACCCCGGTCGCGGCCACCCTGCGCGACGAGTCCGGTAGCGCAGGGGGCCGCTCGAAGGGTCGCGCACGCGGAGTGCTCGTGTCGGCGCAGATGGCGCTGTCGACCGTGCTCCTCTTCGGCGCCGCCCTCTTCCTGCGCAATCTGCAGGCGGCGCTCGCGATCGACACCGGCTTCGACACGGGACCGGCCGCCGTCGTCACACTCGAGCCCTGGGCTTCGGAGATGACCGACGCCGAACGCACGGTGTTCGCGAACGACCTCATGCAGGCGGTCGGCGCACTGCCCTCGGTGCAGGAGTTCGGGGTCACCAGCCGCATGCCCCTGGACCTCGGCAACACGAACACCTCGTTCGAGATCCCCGGGGTGGAGCCGCCGCCCGACGCCGACCGGCACGTGATCGAGTACGCGGCGGTCTCGCCGGGCTACTTCGGCACCATGGACATCGGCGTGGTCGAGGGGAGGGGCTTCACCGACGCCGACCTCGAGCCCGGGGGGGACGGCACCGTCGCGATCCTCACTCGCGCCGCCGCCGAGCGGTGGTGGCCGGGCGAGAGTGCGGTGGGCCGGGTGATGTATCGGGGCGCGGACCCCGAGCGGGCGGTGACAGTGGTCGGGGTGGTCGACGACGCGCGCATCTGGAGTCTGGACGAACCGCCCCGCGCCTACATGTATCTGCCCCTGCCCCAGAACGGTTTCGGCCGGTACGTGCTCGTGGCCCGCGGCACCGAGGCGCCGCTCGCGATGGCCGCCGCGATCCGCGACGAGGCCCGCCGGTTGCGCCCCGACGTGCTGGTGAGCGAAGCCGGCACGATGGACGACCACCTCGCCTACATCTACTTCGTGCCCCGGATGGCCGCCGGCCTCATCACCGTGGTGGGACTGCTCGCGCTCGCGCTCGCCTGCATCGGCCTCTACGGCATGGTCCGCTACACCGTGGCCCAGCGCACCCGCGAGGTGGGCATCCGCATGGCGCTGGGCGCCGACCGCAACGAGGTGGTGGGGCTCGTGGTTCGAGGGGGACTCACCGTGGTCGCCGTCGGCGGCGTGGCCGGCATCGCGGTGGCGCTCGGCCTGGGCACCGTGCTCGAGCGGTTCCTCGTCGGGGTCGAAGGGCTCGACCCGTGGGCGCTCCTGGCGGCCCCCGCCGCGTTGTTCGCGCTGTCGGCGGTGGCGGCCTGGCTGCCCGCGCGGCGGGTGAGCCGGGTGGATCCGGTGGTGGCGCTGCGGAGCGAGTAG
- a CDS encoding PadR family transcriptional regulator yields the protein MPPNRPSDFEQQVLLAVWRLDGDGYGASIRDELEQRTGTDVAQGAVYTTLMRLEKKGLVQSTLADPTPVRGGRAKRLFRITAEGQAGVQAVRRAMDRLWDGLPAPESPSSGSA from the coding sequence ATGCCCCCCAACCGCCCCAGCGACTTCGAGCAGCAGGTTCTCCTGGCCGTATGGCGCCTCGACGGCGACGGCTACGGGGCCTCGATCCGCGACGAACTCGAGCAGCGCACCGGCACCGACGTGGCGCAGGGCGCGGTCTACACCACCCTGATGCGGCTCGAGAAGAAGGGATTGGTGCAGTCGACGCTCGCCGACCCCACCCCCGTTCGTGGAGGCAGGGCCAAGCGACTCTTCCGCATCACGGCCGAGGGGCAGGCGGGGGTGCAGGCGGTGCGCCGCGCCATGGATCGACTCTGGGACGGGCTGCCGGCTCCGGAGTCCCCCTCCAGCGGCTCCGCCTGA
- a CDS encoding SDR family NAD(P)-dependent oxidoreductase, which translates to MRPSLALLAAALITAAPAPASAQPDAPAPGQRVVLITGSTSGLGREVALALGAAGDHVIVHGRSEERGSAVVDSIRALGGSARFVRADFASLADITAMAEQIDSDYDRLDVLVNNAGIWLEGPRQLSDDGHELHFQVNYLATWLLTESLSVLLQRSAPARVVNVASIAQQPLDFDDVMLESGYSDGRAYAQSKLAQIMITRVHAEALEDSGVTVNALHPATMMDTNMVLSRGAQARASVDEGAEALLHLINAPNLGTGGYFNGMQPARPHDQAFDAEALARLVELSEEWTGR; encoded by the coding sequence ATGAGACCCAGCCTCGCGCTTCTCGCCGCCGCCCTGATCACCGCCGCCCCCGCCCCAGCCTCCGCCCAGCCCGACGCGCCCGCTCCCGGCCAGCGCGTGGTGCTCATCACGGGCTCCACCTCGGGGCTCGGACGCGAGGTGGCGCTGGCCCTCGGCGCGGCGGGCGACCACGTGATCGTGCACGGTCGCAGCGAGGAGCGGGGGAGCGCCGTGGTGGACTCGATCCGCGCGCTCGGCGGATCGGCCCGCTTCGTGCGCGCCGACTTCGCGAGCCTGGCCGACATCACCGCCATGGCCGAGCAGATCGACTCCGACTACGACCGCCTCGACGTGCTGGTCAACAACGCCGGCATCTGGCTAGAGGGTCCGCGCCAGCTCAGCGACGACGGCCACGAGCTGCACTTTCAGGTCAACTATCTGGCCACCTGGCTCCTCACGGAGTCCCTCTCCGTTCTCCTGCAGCGGAGCGCGCCGGCGCGGGTGGTGAACGTGGCGTCGATCGCGCAGCAGCCCCTCGACTTCGACGACGTGATGCTCGAGTCGGGCTACTCCGACGGTCGCGCCTACGCGCAGAGCAAGCTCGCGCAGATCATGATCACCCGGGTGCACGCCGAGGCGCTCGAAGACTCCGGGGTGACGGTCAACGCCCTGCATCCGGCCACCATGATGGACACCAACATGGTGCTGTCGCGCGGGGCACAGGCCCGGGCATCGGTGGATGAGGGTGCGGAAGCGCTGCTCCACCTGATCAATGCCCCGAATCTCGGCACCGGCGGCTACTTCAACGGCATGCAGCCGGCACGTCCGCACGACCAGGCCTTCGACGCAGAGGCGCTCGCGAGGCTGGTCGAGCTCAGCGAGGAGTGGACGGGCCGGTAG
- a CDS encoding HigA family addiction module antitoxin: MLLEEFLRPLGMTQTELAARIHVSFPRVNEIINGKRGVTPDTALRLARLFGTTPEFWLNGQQNWDLWHALHSDGARDLDAIEPVRAG, translated from the coding sequence ATGCTCCTCGAGGAGTTCCTGCGGCCCCTCGGCATGACGCAAACCGAGCTCGCCGCTCGAATCCACGTCTCCTTCCCGCGCGTGAACGAGATCATCAACGGAAAGCGTGGCGTGACGCCGGACACCGCCCTCCGCCTCGCCAGGCTCTTCGGCACGACCCCGGAGTTCTGGCTGAACGGCCAACAGAACTGGGATCTCTGGCACGCGCTTCACTCCGACGGCGCGAGGGATCTGGACGCCATCGAGCCTGTCCGGGCGGGGTGA
- a CDS encoding type II toxin-antitoxin system RelE/ParE family toxin, with translation MRRCAVDLWRVAQRKLDQLNQATGLLDLAAPPNNRLEALKGDRRGQHSIRINDQYRVCFRWSDLGPEEVEIVDYHR, from the coding sequence ATGAGGAGGTGTGCCGTCGACCTCTGGCGAGTTGCACAACGGAAGCTGGACCAGTTGAACCAGGCGACGGGACTTCTGGATCTGGCGGCGCCGCCGAACAATCGCCTCGAAGCCCTGAAGGGCGATCGCAGGGGCCAGCACAGCATCCGGATCAATGATCAGTACCGGGTGTGCTTCCGCTGGAGCGATCTCGGACCGGAGGAGGTGGAGATCGTGGACTACCATCGATGA
- a CDS encoding M14 family metallopeptidase — MPFARPAFAALLLALALALAPALAPARAAAQEPTSWFFPDGTAFNPAIPSPEEFLGYPIGDFHTRHDRIVAYMETLAELSDRASVQTIGYTHEHRPMPVLTVTSPANLNRLEEIRVAHMAATESSPNEELPVIVHLGWGVHGNETSSSEAAMLTAYWLVAGTGADVARYLDEGVYHVEPVLNPDGRDRHTNWANMHRSEPFVTDPLDREHNEVWPGGRTNHYWFDLNRDWLPLVHPESQARIDFHQSWRPHVVTDYHEMGTSSTYFFEPSKPVGSWNPLLPERLYTDITMRFADDWAASLDSLGSLYFTKEVYDNTYPGYGSTYPNFLGGLGLVFEQASSRGHWQDSDHHGVLTFAFAIRNHVRTALATVRVAVEERAVLQDYQREFFRTGLETAEAGDVGGWVFGDAHDASLNRAFLDLLLRHRIRTYELSSEVEAGDHTFAPGAAWVVPAAQPAYRLARSIFERTEEFADSVFYDASTWTVSLAYGIPDGELGPGSLPLGDEVTAVPEAGGLPVDRSSVAYLLDWRDSGAPTALRALQAAGVRAEMSTRGWTSGTTRGDVEFGAGSISVPVGIQTISADSLHRAVQAAAGAGQVPIHAATSGYAVAGADLGSRSFGPVRAPRILMPIGDGVSSYEAGQLWHLMDQRIGQPVTKVDVADLGRVDWSEYDVLVLVSGGLFSGSRLERLQSWVREGGTLIAVRSAAAWAAANGFTPNVAAPGSGGDGGDSEDEGPTRLPWADVGDLQGAQAIGGSIWAADLDLTHPLAFGYTQETIPVWRDHSMFFEPSANPTGTVAQLTDDPHLSGYISEANEARLAGSPSVLADRLGGGSVVLLVDNPNFRGFWRGTTRLFLNAVWFGDRY, encoded by the coding sequence ATGCCCTTCGCCCGCCCCGCGTTCGCCGCCCTCCTCCTGGCCCTCGCCCTCGCCCTCGCGCCTGCCCTCGCGCCCGCGCGCGCCGCGGCCCAGGAGCCCACGAGCTGGTTCTTCCCCGACGGCACGGCCTTCAACCCCGCCATCCCGTCGCCGGAAGAGTTCCTGGGCTACCCCATCGGCGACTTCCACACGCGCCACGACCGCATCGTGGCCTACATGGAGACGCTGGCCGAGCTCTCCGACCGCGCCTCGGTGCAGACGATCGGCTACACGCACGAGCATCGCCCCATGCCCGTGCTCACCGTCACCTCGCCGGCGAACCTGAACCGCCTCGAAGAGATCCGGGTGGCGCACATGGCGGCCACGGAGTCCTCTCCGAATGAAGAGCTTCCGGTGATCGTGCACCTGGGCTGGGGCGTGCACGGCAACGAGACCTCGTCGTCCGAAGCCGCCATGCTCACCGCCTACTGGCTCGTGGCGGGCACGGGGGCCGACGTCGCGCGCTACCTGGACGAGGGGGTCTACCATGTGGAGCCGGTGCTCAACCCCGACGGCCGCGATCGGCACACGAACTGGGCCAACATGCACCGCTCCGAGCCCTTCGTGACCGATCCGCTCGACCGCGAGCACAACGAGGTGTGGCCCGGCGGACGTACGAACCACTACTGGTTCGACCTCAACCGCGACTGGCTGCCGCTGGTGCATCCGGAGAGTCAGGCGCGCATCGACTTTCACCAGTCGTGGCGCCCGCACGTGGTGACCGACTATCACGAGATGGGCACCTCGAGCACCTACTTCTTCGAGCCGAGCAAGCCGGTGGGCTCGTGGAATCCGCTGCTGCCCGAGCGCCTCTACACCGACATCACGATGCGCTTCGCCGACGATTGGGCGGCGTCGCTCGACAGCCTGGGCTCGCTCTACTTCACGAAGGAAGTCTACGACAACACCTACCCGGGCTACGGCTCCACCTACCCCAACTTCCTGGGCGGGCTCGGGCTCGTGTTCGAGCAGGCCAGCTCGCGCGGGCACTGGCAGGACAGCGATCACCACGGCGTGCTCACCTTCGCCTTCGCGATCCGCAATCACGTGCGCACGGCGCTGGCCACGGTGCGGGTGGCGGTGGAGGAGCGCGCGGTGCTGCAGGACTATCAGCGCGAGTTCTTCCGCACCGGGCTCGAGACGGCCGAGGCGGGCGACGTCGGGGGCTGGGTGTTCGGCGATGCGCACGACGCCTCGCTCAACCGCGCCTTCCTCGACCTGCTCCTGCGGCACCGCATTCGCACCTACGAGCTGAGCTCGGAGGTGGAGGCGGGGGACCACACCTTCGCCCCCGGCGCCGCCTGGGTCGTGCCCGCGGCCCAGCCGGCCTACCGACTGGCCCGCTCGATCTTCGAGCGCACCGAGGAGTTCGCCGACTCGGTGTTCTACGACGCGTCGACGTGGACCGTGAGCCTGGCCTATGGGATTCCCGACGGGGAGCTCGGCCCGGGCTCGCTCCCGCTGGGCGACGAGGTGACGGCGGTACCTGAGGCAGGGGGACTCCCGGTGGACCGGTCCTCCGTGGCCTATCTCCTCGACTGGCGCGACTCGGGGGCACCGACGGCGCTGCGGGCGCTGCAGGCCGCGGGGGTGCGGGCGGAGATGTCGACCCGGGGGTGGACGAGTGGCACGACCCGGGGCGACGTGGAGTTCGGGGCCGGATCCATCTCGGTGCCGGTGGGCATCCAGACGATCTCGGCCGACTCGCTGCACCGGGCGGTGCAGGCCGCGGCGGGGGCGGGGCAGGTGCCGATCCATGCGGCCACGAGCGGCTACGCGGTGGCCGGGGCCGACCTGGGCAGCCGGAGCTTCGGCCCGGTGCGCGCGCCGCGGATTCTCATGCCCATCGGCGACGGCGTGAGCTCGTACGAGGCGGGTCAGCTCTGGCACCTCATGGACCAGCGCATCGGCCAGCCGGTGACCAAGGTGGATGTGGCGGATCTGGGCCGGGTGGACTGGTCGGAGTACGACGTGCTGGTGCTGGTGTCGGGCGGGCTGTTTTCGGGCTCGAGGCTCGAGCGGCTGCAGTCGTGGGTGCGCGAGGGCGGCACCCTGATCGCGGTGCGGTCGGCGGCGGCCTGGGCAGCGGCCAACGGGTTCACGCCGAATGTGGCGGCGCCGGGGTCGGGTGGGGACGGCGGTGATTCGGAGGACGAAGGACCGACCCGCCTGCCCTGGGCCGACGTGGGCGACCTTCAGGGCGCACAGGCCATCGGCGGCTCGATCTGGGCGGCCGATCTGGATCTCACGCATCCGCTGGCCTTCGGCTACACGCAGGAGACGATTCCCGTGTGGCGCGACCACTCGATGTTCTTCGAGCCGAGCGCCAACCCGACCGGCACGGTGGCCCAGCTCACCGACGACCCGCACCTGAGCGGCTACATCTCCGAGGCGAACGAGGCGCGGCTGGCGGGGTCGCCGTCGGTGCTGGCGGACCGGCTGGGCGGCGGCTCGGTGGTGCTGCTGGTGGACAACCCGAACTTCCGCGGGTTCTGGCGGGGGACGACGCGGTTGTTTCTGAATGCGGTGTGGTTTGGGGATCGGTACTGA
- a CDS encoding very short patch repair endonuclease — protein sequence MGRVGSKDTAPEMKVRRVLHSIGARYRTHVRGLPGSPDIANRSKRRVIFVHGCYWHRHEGCPKSTTPKTRVEFWTKKFEANVQRDRSSEEKLRRLGYHVLTVWECETEADDLGASLRAFWFGDQDA from the coding sequence ATGGGGCGCGTGGGATCAAAGGATACGGCCCCTGAAATGAAGGTGCGGCGGGTCCTACATTCGATTGGGGCACGGTACCGAACGCACGTCCGAGGTCTCCCGGGAAGTCCCGATATCGCGAACAGGTCGAAGCGGAGGGTGATCTTCGTGCACGGCTGCTACTGGCACAGGCATGAGGGCTGCCCCAAATCGACCACTCCCAAGACCCGCGTCGAGTTCTGGACGAAGAAGTTCGAGGCGAATGTTCAGCGCGATCGGTCGAGCGAAGAGAAACTGCGAAGGCTGGGCTATCATGTGCTGACCGTGTGGGAATGTGAAACGGAGGCAGATGACCTCGGCGCCAGTCTGCGCGCCTTCTGGTTTGGAGATCAAGATGCGTAG